Proteins from a single region of Chengkuizengella sediminis:
- a CDS encoding IS3 family transposase, with protein MFRRRDDIKISMSRKGNCLDNACIESFFSHFKSECFYRYSFMQRKQVEHAVKRYIWYYNNKRFQKKLNNLSPFRMD; from the coding sequence ATATTTCGAAGAAGGGATGATATCAAGATAAGCATGTCTAGAAAAGGAAATTGTTTAGATAATGCATGTATAGAAAGTTTTTTTAGTCATTTTAAATCAGAATGCTTTTATCGATATAGTTTTATGCAACGGAAACAAGTAGAACATGCGGTGAAACGTTATATATGGTACTACAATAATAAGAGATTCCAAAAGAAACTAAATAACCTTAGCCCCTTTAGAATGGACTAA
- the sigK gene encoding RNA polymerase sporulation sigma factor SigK — MPGFFAALALFAKELVFFVSYVKNNAFPQPLAEKDEAKHLRLMAEGHQESRNILIEHNLRLVAHIVKKFDNTGEDIEDLISIGTIGLIKAIESYKANKGTKLATFSARCIENEILMHLRSLKKTRKDVSLQDPIGTDKEGNEITLIDILGTESDEVVDKVQLKIEKSKIYSNLHILDDREREVIKGRFGLIQGGEELTQREIAKDLGISRSYVSRIEKRALMKLFHEFYRVKKL, encoded by the coding sequence ATGCCTGGTTTCTTTGCAGCTTTAGCGTTGTTTGCCAAGGAGTTAGTTTTTTTTGTATCCTATGTAAAAAACAATGCTTTTCCCCAACCTTTAGCTGAAAAAGATGAAGCCAAACATTTACGTTTAATGGCAGAAGGTCATCAGGAATCAAGGAACATTCTCATCGAGCATAATCTGCGTTTAGTTGCTCACATTGTAAAGAAATTTGATAATACTGGTGAAGACATTGAAGATTTAATTTCCATTGGAACGATTGGTTTAATCAAAGCGATTGAAAGTTATAAAGCGAATAAAGGGACGAAGTTAGCTACATTTTCAGCCAGATGTATCGAAAATGAAATTTTGATGCACCTTCGTTCCTTAAAGAAAACAAGAAAGGATGTATCTCTCCAAGATCCTATAGGAACAGACAAAGAAGGAAATGAAATCACACTGATTGATATTTTAGGAACAGAATCGGATGAAGTAGTAGACAAAGTACAACTAAAAATAGAAAAAAGTAAAATATATAGCAATCTTCATATTTTAGATGATCGAGAGCGGGAAGTAATCAAGGGGAGGTTCGGATTAATTCAAGGCGGAGAAGAACTTACGCAAAGAGAAATTGCAAAAGATTTAGGCATTTCGAGATCCTATGTATCTAGAATTGAAAAGAGAGCTTTAATGAAGTTATTCCATGAATTCTATAGAGTGAAAAAGTTGTAA
- a CDS encoding endonuclease MutS2, protein MNKHTVESLEFAKVQEEVMKYSLSEEGKQKLKTLKPSYQLNAIQSALTETTEAKIILKRSTSVPVHSLNGMEQLMGRLNKGMILRPDQLNKFTEFLDSVRKMDRFMKDKESIAPRVSSYIYSISDFSNLMEEINRCIRNGKVDDRASKPLSKIRKNILILEAEMKERIEKVLKSKKYAKYIQEKIVSIRDGHYVIPVRKEYRKSISGVVYDTSASGSTVFIEPEDVSRCHQELQLLKIDEQLEEEKICSMLTNLVEESEPELNIAIEMMIHYDVLFAKAKYSQEINGSAVSMNDEQFINLKNARHPLLGRNAVPLNVKMGESFNALVITGPNTGGKTVTIKTVGLLTFMAQCGLHVPVGEGSELSLFDQILVDIGDGQNIEQSLSTFSSRIKNIIEILSSTTDKTLVLIDELGSGTDPGEGMGLAVAILEELYEKGAVIFATTHYSEIKEFASKHEGFENASMEFDPETLQPKYKLVIGKGGDSQAFHIALSLGMHPKLIQKAHLITYKEKKFYESNAAGTREWRNQEKQLAPKKRFKKIKKEQKSKSEELPQFHIGDNVFIPSLKQYGIVYKPTNEVGEVVLMIKGEKKVLNHKRIKLHIKAEELYPENYDFDIIFESKENRKKRNQLSRKHVEGLSIEYDKDEV, encoded by the coding sequence TTGAATAAACATACGGTTGAAAGTTTAGAATTTGCAAAAGTGCAAGAAGAAGTAATGAAGTATTCTTTATCAGAAGAGGGTAAACAAAAATTAAAGACTCTAAAACCATCATATCAGTTAAATGCGATTCAAAGTGCTTTAACAGAAACGACAGAGGCAAAAATAATTCTAAAGAGAAGTACAAGTGTACCTGTCCATAGCTTAAATGGGATGGAGCAATTAATGGGAAGGTTAAACAAAGGAATGATATTACGTCCAGATCAACTTAATAAATTCACTGAATTTTTAGACAGTGTAAGGAAAATGGATCGATTTATGAAAGACAAGGAAAGTATAGCTCCAAGAGTAAGCTCATATATTTATTCGATTTCAGATTTTTCTAACCTAATGGAAGAAATAAATCGATGTATTCGGAATGGAAAAGTAGATGATAGAGCAAGCAAGCCATTAAGCAAAATACGAAAAAATATTTTAATACTTGAGGCAGAAATGAAAGAGAGAATTGAAAAAGTATTAAAGTCAAAAAAATATGCTAAATATATTCAAGAAAAGATCGTGAGTATAAGAGATGGACATTACGTCATCCCAGTGCGAAAAGAGTATCGAAAAAGTATAAGCGGAGTCGTATATGATACTTCTGCTTCAGGGTCAACTGTATTTATTGAACCAGAAGATGTAAGTAGATGTCATCAAGAACTACAGTTATTGAAAATTGATGAGCAGCTTGAAGAGGAAAAAATCTGCTCCATGCTGACCAATTTAGTTGAAGAATCAGAACCTGAATTAAATATTGCAATTGAAATGATGATTCATTATGATGTTTTGTTTGCTAAAGCAAAATACAGTCAAGAAATAAATGGTTCAGCCGTTTCAATGAATGATGAACAATTCATAAACCTGAAAAATGCGAGACATCCGTTATTAGGAAGGAATGCTGTTCCTTTAAATGTAAAGATGGGTGAATCATTTAATGCTCTTGTAATTACTGGACCAAATACTGGCGGGAAAACGGTAACGATTAAAACAGTCGGATTATTAACTTTCATGGCACAATGTGGTTTACACGTTCCAGTGGGTGAAGGAAGTGAGTTGAGCCTATTTGATCAGATTTTAGTAGATATTGGAGATGGTCAAAACATTGAACAGTCATTAAGTACATTTTCTTCAAGAATAAAAAATATTATTGAGATATTGTCTAGTACTACTGATAAAACCCTTGTTCTTATTGATGAATTGGGTTCCGGAACAGATCCAGGAGAAGGAATGGGATTAGCTGTTGCTATATTAGAAGAATTATATGAAAAAGGAGCGGTCATATTTGCCACAACTCACTATAGTGAGATCAAGGAGTTTGCATCAAAACATGAGGGATTTGAAAATGCATCCATGGAATTTGACCCAGAAACATTACAACCTAAATATAAATTGGTGATAGGTAAAGGTGGCGACAGTCAAGCTTTTCATATTGCTTTAAGTTTAGGTATGCATCCAAAACTAATACAAAAAGCCCATTTAATCACATATAAAGAAAAGAAGTTTTATGAATCGAATGCAGCTGGGACAAGAGAATGGAGAAATCAGGAAAAACAATTAGCTCCAAAAAAACGTTTTAAAAAGATAAAAAAAGAGCAAAAAAGTAAAAGTGAAGAATTGCCTCAATTCCATATTGGAGACAATGTATTCATTCCGTCTCTAAAACAATATGGCATTGTATATAAACCTACAAATGAAGTTGGAGAAGTCGTGTTAATGATCAAAGGTGAGAAAAAGGTTTTGAATCATAAACGAATTAAACTGCATATTAAGGCGGAGGAATTGTATCCTGAAAATTACGATTTTGATATCATATTTGAATCAAAAGAGAATCGAAAGAAACGGAATCAACTAAGCCGAAAACATGTTGAGGGATTGAGCATTGAATATGATAAGGATGAGGTGTAG
- a CDS encoding DUF1102 domain-containing protein: MKKPILLLLSLLTVSSVMAAFAFTGATVSNSASLSVTSSDESLIALIPYSEEDDVAGVKDSFVYIDGGKLKIDLAKGLGGESFGVQPNSTYEWEHLFKVKNNSEETIEFNITKDGWGFDTKANIYLGGQNINVGNSEIKEFYNRSNTKNGKVTLAPGEEANIYLSIETEGGAKLVEREATLTVNATVK, from the coding sequence ATGAAAAAACCCATATTATTATTACTTTCACTACTTACTGTATCATCTGTTATGGCAGCCTTTGCATTCACTGGAGCTACTGTATCTAACAGCGCAAGTTTATCAGTAACAAGTTCTGATGAATCCTTAATAGCACTTATTCCTTATTCTGAAGAAGATGATGTTGCAGGTGTGAAGGACAGCTTTGTTTATATTGATGGTGGAAAATTAAAAATTGATCTCGCAAAAGGTCTTGGGGGAGAAAGTTTTGGTGTTCAGCCAAATAGTACATATGAATGGGAACATTTATTTAAAGTTAAAAATAACTCTGAAGAAACGATTGAATTTAACATCACTAAAGATGGTTGGGGTTTTGACACTAAAGCCAATATTTATCTTGGAGGTCAAAATATTAATGTTGGTAATTCTGAAATAAAAGAGTTTTATAACAGAAGTAATACAAAAAACGGGAAAGTTACATTGGCCCCTGGAGAGGAAGCAAACATTTACTTAAGTATTGAAACAGAAGGTGGAGCGAAATTAGTTGAAAGAGAAGCTACACTAACAGTTAATGCAACTGTAAAATAA
- a CDS encoding lamin tail domain-containing protein → MTSGTTSYNSNEWASHPNNTFDYIGTHTSIGGGSNTTESLFFSEYIEGSSFNKSLEIYNGTGQDINLSGYSIELSNTSASINLSGILQNGDVFIISHSSADQTLLNESDMTTSNLAFNGDDSITLNQNNDIVDIIGITGTQFAKDITLVRNEDIISGTASYNNSEWTSHPINTFDYIGFH, encoded by the coding sequence ATAACTTCAGGAACTACAAGCTATAATAGTAATGAATGGGCATCACATCCTAATAATACGTTTGATTATATCGGAACACATACTTCAATAGGAGGAGGTTCCAATACTACTGAAAGCTTATTCTTTTCAGAATACATAGAAGGTAGTAGTTTCAATAAATCTCTTGAAATTTATAATGGAACAGGGCAGGATATTAATTTATCTGGATATTCTATTGAATTGTCAAATACTTCAGCTTCTATAAATTTAAGTGGGATATTACAAAACGGAGATGTTTTTATAATATCTCATTCAAGCGCAGATCAAACGTTATTAAATGAATCAGATATGACGACGTCGAATCTTGCCTTTAATGGAGATGATTCCATTACATTAAATCAAAACAATGATATCGTAGATATAATTGGAATTACGGGCACACAATTTGCAAAAGATATCACATTGGTACGAAATGAGGACATTATTTCAGGGACAGCAAGTTATAATAACAGTGAATGGACATCACATCCCATTAATACGTTTGATTATATCGGATTTCATTAA
- the cspD gene encoding cold-shock protein CspD gives MQNGTVKWFNADKGFGFIEVEGGDDVFVHFSAITGEGFKTLEEGQAVSFDVEEGNRGPQAVNVVKK, from the coding sequence ATGCAAAACGGTACTGTAAAATGGTTTAATGCTGACAAAGGTTTCGGTTTTATCGAAGTTGAAGGTGGAGATGATGTATTCGTACATTTCTCAGCAATCACTGGTGAAGGTTTCAAAACTTTAGAAGAAGGTCAAGCAGTTTCTTTCGACGTAGAAGAAGGTAACCGTGGACCACAAGCTGTTAACGTAGTAAAAAAATAA
- a CDS encoding NADH:flavin oxidoreductase/NADH oxidase family protein, producing the protein MKSKLFDNFTFKNGVTVKNRIIKSAMSEALGNLHYEPTEGLFRLYEKWADGGTGTLITGNVMIDRKALGEPRNVVADHDSILPFLEKWAEHGSKNNTQLWMQLNHPGKQAFKSAVKEAVAPSAIPFEGKIGRFFHHPREIEKEEIVEVIKRFGYSASLAKKAGFTGVQIHGAHGYLISQFLSPRHNQRKDEWGGDVKGRMKFLVEIYREIRIQTSEDFLISVKLNSADFMKAGFTEEESIYVSKELEEEGIDLLEISGGTYESSPMSKAQQKNSTRIREAYFMDYAEKLSKAVHVPVCVTGGFRSRNGMENALDSNAMDFVGLARPLAIYPDLPILIEKQVMNEIKLDQRKTGIKKIDDLGMLEITWYGQQLRRLAKGKITKPNYPVILSFLQSLAKNGKEILQKQRSNS; encoded by the coding sequence ATGAAATCTAAACTATTTGACAATTTCACTTTTAAAAATGGGGTTACTGTAAAAAATAGAATCATAAAAAGTGCTATGAGCGAAGCGCTGGGAAATCTTCATTATGAACCAACAGAAGGGTTATTCCGGTTATATGAAAAATGGGCCGATGGTGGGACTGGGACTTTGATTACTGGAAATGTAATGATTGATCGTAAGGCATTAGGTGAACCAAGGAATGTTGTTGCTGATCATGATTCAATTTTACCATTTCTTGAAAAATGGGCTGAACATGGATCGAAAAATAATACGCAGCTTTGGATGCAATTAAATCATCCTGGGAAACAAGCTTTTAAAAGTGCTGTTAAAGAAGCAGTGGCACCATCAGCAATACCTTTTGAAGGGAAAATTGGACGCTTTTTTCATCATCCTAGAGAAATAGAGAAAGAAGAAATTGTTGAGGTAATCAAGCGATTTGGATATAGTGCCTCACTAGCAAAAAAAGCTGGATTCACAGGAGTTCAAATTCATGGGGCTCATGGATATTTAATTAGTCAATTTTTATCTCCAAGGCATAATCAAAGAAAGGATGAATGGGGTGGAGACGTAAAGGGTAGAATGAAATTTCTTGTAGAAATTTATAGAGAAATCAGAATTCAGACAAGTGAAGATTTTTTGATTAGCGTAAAATTAAATTCTGCAGATTTTATGAAAGCAGGGTTTACTGAAGAGGAGTCCATTTATGTGTCAAAGGAATTAGAAGAAGAAGGTATTGATTTGTTGGAGATATCTGGTGGAACATATGAAAGTTCACCGATGTCAAAAGCTCAACAGAAAAACAGTACCAGAATTAGGGAAGCCTATTTTATGGATTATGCAGAAAAACTGAGTAAAGCTGTGCATGTTCCTGTATGTGTTACAGGGGGATTTAGATCTAGGAATGGTATGGAAAATGCATTGGATTCAAATGCAATGGACTTTGTAGGACTTGCAAGACCATTAGCGATATATCCTGATTTACCCATCCTTATTGAAAAGCAAGTAATGAATGAGATAAAATTAGATCAAAGAAAAACAGGCATTAAAAAAATAGATGATCTTGGCATGCTTGAAATTACCTGGTACGGACAGCAATTAAGAAGGTTAGCAAAAGGGAAAATTACAAAGCCTAATTACCCAGTGATATTGTCATTTTTACAATCACTAGCGAAAAATGGAAAGGAGATATTACAAAAACAACGCTCAAATTCATAA
- a CDS encoding NAD(P)H-dependent oxidoreductase: protein MGKLLYITAHPLSEESSVSQQIGKEFLATYEKKNPDVEIVKLDLYNENIPLLDADVLSAWGKLGAGESFESLTKEQQAKLGRINELTDQFVEADRYVFVTPLWNFSYPPTLKAYIDTFAIAGKTFKYTETGPVGLLEGKKAVHIQATGGIYSEGPAVGMNFADSHLKAVLGFVGVTDVTSIFAEGVAMGPEKAEESKQTAIKEAQQLAISLDKKGLLKRIFS from the coding sequence GTGGGAAAATTATTATATATTACTGCACATCCATTATCTGAAGAGAGTTCAGTGAGTCAGCAAATAGGTAAAGAGTTTTTAGCAACATACGAAAAGAAAAATCCAGATGTAGAAATCGTTAAACTAGACCTTTATAATGAAAACATTCCTTTACTTGATGCTGATGTTCTTAGTGCTTGGGGTAAGTTAGGTGCAGGAGAGAGTTTTGAATCATTAACAAAAGAACAACAAGCTAAATTAGGCCGCATCAACGAGTTAACAGATCAATTTGTTGAAGCAGATCGTTATGTATTTGTAACACCATTGTGGAATTTTAGTTATCCTCCAACATTAAAGGCATATATTGATACATTTGCAATCGCAGGAAAAACATTTAAATATACTGAAACTGGACCTGTTGGTTTATTAGAAGGGAAAAAGGCTGTTCATATTCAAGCTACAGGAGGTATATACTCTGAAGGACCTGCTGTAGGAATGAACTTTGCCGATAGTCACTTAAAAGCCGTTTTAGGTTTTGTTGGGGTTACAGATGTCACAAGCATCTTTGCTGAAGGAGTTGCAATGGGACCCGAGAAAGCTGAAGAAAGCAAACAAACTGCAATTAAAGAAGCACAGCAATTAGCAATTAGCTTAGACAAAAAAGGATTATTAAAACGTATTTTTTCATAA
- a CDS encoding hemolysin family protein gives MDYFNLLIVALLIFFTAFFVAVEFAIVKVRSTRIDALVREGNKNAKAVRKVIDNLDGYLSGAQLGITITSLGLGWIGEPTVEHLLLPVFEYFALSETVTTTLSFIIAFSIITFLHVVLGELAPKTVAIQKAERVSLMLARPLILFNAVMYPFIWVLNGSARVLIRLFGIKPASEHELAHTEEELRLILSESYKSGEINQSELQYVNNIFEFDDRLAKEIMIPRTEISVIFKNNDVKENLEIINREKYTRYPVAIKDKDQIVGMVNVKEIFGDYINGKQEPLGHYIRPIIQVIETIPIKDLLAKLQKERMHMAILVDEYGGTAGLVTVEDILEEIVGEIRDEFDENEQPNINKINETSAILDGKVLIEDVNELYNLNIRNTDLDTIGGWVLSEADEIEDGIVIKKGNYDFKIIEHDGHQVKKVEISKSSSGKEEK, from the coding sequence TTGGATTATTTTAATTTATTGATCGTAGCACTACTTATATTTTTTACAGCTTTTTTTGTTGCAGTAGAATTTGCAATAGTCAAAGTAAGAAGTACAAGAATTGATGCTTTAGTAAGAGAAGGGAATAAAAATGCGAAAGCAGTAAGAAAGGTAATCGACAACCTTGATGGTTATTTGTCTGGGGCGCAGCTTGGGATTACAATTACTTCTCTAGGTTTAGGTTGGATTGGTGAACCTACAGTAGAACATTTGTTACTCCCTGTGTTTGAGTATTTTGCTCTATCAGAGACAGTCACTACAACCTTATCCTTCATTATTGCTTTTAGTATCATTACTTTTTTACATGTCGTACTTGGTGAGCTTGCACCAAAGACCGTTGCTATTCAAAAAGCAGAAAGAGTTAGCTTGATGTTAGCAAGACCTTTGATATTATTTAATGCTGTGATGTATCCCTTTATTTGGGTTTTAAATGGCTCAGCTAGAGTATTGATAAGATTATTTGGTATTAAACCAGCATCTGAGCATGAACTAGCTCACACTGAAGAGGAACTGCGTCTTATTTTATCTGAAAGTTACAAAAGTGGTGAAATTAATCAATCTGAGCTGCAATATGTGAACAATATTTTTGAATTTGATGATCGACTTGCAAAAGAAATTATGATCCCAAGAACTGAAATTAGCGTTATTTTTAAAAATAATGATGTAAAAGAAAACTTAGAGATTATAAATAGAGAAAAATATACAAGATATCCTGTTGCCATAAAGGATAAAGATCAAATCGTCGGTATGGTAAATGTGAAAGAGATCTTTGGAGATTATATAAATGGTAAACAAGAGCCACTTGGGCATTATATCCGTCCAATTATCCAAGTTATTGAGACGATCCCGATAAAGGATTTATTAGCAAAATTACAAAAAGAACGAATGCATATGGCAATCCTTGTAGATGAATACGGCGGTACAGCTGGCCTGGTCACTGTTGAAGATATATTAGAGGAGATTGTAGGGGAAATTCGTGACGAGTTTGATGAAAATGAACAACCAAATATTAATAAAATTAATGAAACAAGTGCAATATTAGATGGGAAAGTTTTAATAGAAGATGTAAATGAATTATATAATTTAAATATAAGAAATACAGATTTAGATACCATTGGTGGTTGGGTTTTATCTGAAGCTGATGAAATTGAAGATGGAATTGTTATAAAAAAAGGCAACTATGATTTTAAAATCATCGAACATGATGGGCATCAAGTGAAGAAAGTTGAAATAAGCAAAAGTTCTTCAGGCAAAGAAGAGAAATAA
- a CDS encoding nicotinate phosphoribosyltransferase, which translates to MKKGDGMNTNLSTFADLYQFTMMYGYYKTGKMDDEVAFDLFFRKNPFHNGYTIAAGLETVIQYIQNLSFTESDIEYLKSTELFHDECFFDYLKNLKFTGDFYAVPEGTIVFPNEPIIKVKTRLFEAQFIETALLTQIGHQSLITTKANRMVRVAKGKPILEFGARRAQGVESAVLGSRAAIIGGCSSTSNVKAGKDYDLMISGTHAHSWIMSFESELEAFQSYAEAFPDQLILLVDTYDTLKSGLPNAIKVFRETRKKYGELRKYGIRLDSGDLAYLSKKAREMLDEAGFQDAMIVASNDLDEYTIRELESQEAKIDAYGVGTKLITAFDQPALGCVYKLAAEKINDEWIPKIKRSENPEKITNPGLKKVVRFIDEKNGEALVDLIMLENEKVPDQPFEVFDPIHTWKRKKVQHCISIELLHPIFKKGELVYESPSIKEIVDSVKRNLNCFSKEHKRFSKPHVYHVDLSQNLWDMKMKLLDELD; encoded by the coding sequence GTGAAAAAAGGTGATGGCATGAATACTAATTTGAGTACGTTTGCTGATTTATATCAATTTACGATGATGTACGGATATTACAAAACAGGAAAAATGGATGATGAGGTCGCTTTTGATTTGTTTTTTAGAAAAAATCCATTTCATAATGGATATACCATTGCTGCTGGTTTAGAGACAGTGATACAGTACATTCAAAATTTGAGCTTTACCGAGTCAGATATTGAGTATTTAAAATCAACTGAATTATTCCATGATGAATGTTTTTTTGATTACTTAAAAAATTTAAAATTTACGGGTGACTTTTATGCAGTTCCAGAAGGTACAATCGTATTTCCGAATGAGCCAATCATAAAAGTGAAAACTAGATTATTTGAAGCCCAATTTATTGAAACAGCATTACTTACACAGATCGGACATCAAAGCTTAATCACTACAAAAGCCAATCGAATGGTTCGTGTTGCCAAGGGGAAGCCAATATTAGAGTTTGGTGCCCGGAGAGCTCAAGGGGTGGAAAGTGCAGTATTAGGATCTAGAGCTGCGATTATAGGGGGATGCAGTTCGACTTCTAATGTGAAGGCCGGGAAAGATTATGATTTAATGATATCTGGTACCCACGCTCATAGCTGGATCATGAGTTTTGAAAGTGAACTTGAAGCTTTTCAAAGTTATGCAGAGGCATTCCCTGATCAACTCATATTGCTTGTAGATACATACGATACGTTAAAATCAGGATTACCCAATGCGATAAAAGTGTTTAGAGAGACAAGAAAAAAATATGGTGAATTGAGAAAGTATGGGATTCGTTTAGATAGTGGCGATTTAGCTTACTTAAGTAAAAAGGCAAGAGAGATGTTGGATGAAGCAGGTTTTCAGGATGCAATGATTGTTGCTTCGAATGATTTAGATGAATATACGATTCGAGAGCTGGAATCACAAGAAGCAAAAATTGATGCATACGGTGTTGGCACTAAATTGATTACTGCTTTTGATCAACCTGCACTTGGTTGTGTTTATAAATTAGCAGCTGAAAAAATAAACGATGAGTGGATTCCAAAAATTAAACGATCTGAAAATCCGGAGAAAATTACGAATCCTGGTTTGAAAAAAGTAGTACGATTTATCGATGAAAAAAATGGTGAAGCTTTAGTTGATTTAATTATGTTAGAAAATGAAAAGGTTCCTGATCAGCCATTTGAAGTGTTTGATCCTATTCATACTTGGAAAAGAAAGAAGGTTCAGCATTGCATTTCGATTGAATTGCTGCATCCTATTTTTAAGAAAGGTGAATTGGTATATGAATCCCCTAGCATCAAAGAAATCGTTGACAGTGTTAAAAGGAACTTAAATTGTTTTTCAAAGGAGCATAAACGATTTTCAAAACCCCATGTTTATCATGTTGATTTATCTCAAAATCTTTGGGACATGAAAATGAAATTGCTGGATGAATTAGATTAA
- a CDS encoding cysteine hydrolase family protein encodes MKNEALLIVDMSNDFVHENGTLTAGESAQKIVAYIMETAQTFLDQEGLVVVTMDAHQENDEHFKLWPAHNVVGSWGQKLYGDLENWYEHNKNNKRMFYVPKENYNAFHGTDLKVILNGWNVEKVHIVGVCTDICDFLTIAGADANGFKTAIHNRGTATFTKHHELFLEHAKLCFHTEIIK; translated from the coding sequence ATGAAAAATGAAGCATTACTAATAGTGGACATGAGTAATGATTTTGTGCATGAGAATGGAACATTAACGGCGGGTGAATCTGCGCAAAAAATTGTTGCTTATATTATGGAAACAGCCCAAACTTTTTTAGATCAAGAAGGTTTAGTTGTTGTCACCATGGATGCCCATCAAGAGAATGATGAACACTTTAAATTATGGCCAGCTCATAACGTTGTAGGCAGTTGGGGACAGAAGCTTTATGGAGACTTAGAAAATTGGTACGAACATAACAAAAATAACAAAAGAATGTTTTACGTACCAAAGGAAAATTACAATGCATTCCATGGCACAGATTTAAAGGTGATATTAAATGGTTGGAATGTGGAAAAGGTTCATATTGTAGGTGTATGTACTGATATTTGTGATTTCTTAACGATAGCAGGGGCGGATGCAAATGGATTTAAAACTGCCATTCATAACAGAGGAACAGCAACGTTTACAAAACATCATGAATTGTTTTTAGAACATGCGAAGTTATGCTTCCATACGGAGATTATCAAGTGA